One genomic segment of Capricornis sumatraensis isolate serow.1 chromosome 6, serow.2, whole genome shotgun sequence includes these proteins:
- the ANP32B gene encoding acidic leucine-rich nuclear phosphoprotein 32 family member B isoform X2: MDMKRRIHLELRNRTPAAVRELVLDNCKSNDGKIEGLTAEFVNLEFLSLINVGLISVSNLPKLPKLKKLELSDNRICGGLDMLAEKLPNLTHLNLSGNKLKDISTLEPLKKLECLKSLDLFNCEVTNLNDYRESVFKLLPQLTYLDGYDREDREAPDSDAEVDGVDEEEDDEDEDKEEDEDGEEEEFDDEEDDDEDEDVEGEEDEDEEEEFGHDGEVDEDDEDEDEDEDEDEGEKRKRETDDEGEDD, from the exons GTTCGAGAACTTGTCCTGGACAATTGCAAATCAAAtgatgggaaaattgagggctTAACAGCTGAATTTGTGAACTTAGAGTTCCTCAGTTTAATAAATGTAGGCTTGATTTCAGTTTCAAATCTTCCCAAACTACCTAAATTGAAAAAG CTTGAGCTCAGTGACAATAGAATCTGTGGAGGTCTGGATATGTTAGCAGAAAAACTTCCAAATCTTACACATCTAAACTTAAGTGGAAATAAACTGAAAGATATCAGCACCCTGGAACCTTTG aaaaagttGGAATGTCTAAAGAGCCTGGATCTGTTTAACTGTGAGGTTACTAACCTGAATGACTACCGAGAGAGTGTCTTCAAGCTCCTGCCCCAGCTGACCTATCTGGATGGCTATGACCGAGAGGATCGTGAAGCCCCAGATTCAGATGCCGAGGTGGATGGTGTGGATGAAGAAGAGGATGATGAAG ATGAGGATAAGGAGGAGGATGAAGATGGTGAGGAAGAAGAGTTTGATGATGAAGaggatgatgatgaagatgaagatGTAGAAGGGGAAGAGGATGAAGATGAA GAAGAAGAATTTGGACATGATGGAGAAGTTGATGAAGATGATGAAGATGAGGATGAGGACGAAGATGAAGATGAAG gtgaaaagaggaagagagaaacagatgATGAAGGAGAAGATGATTAA
- the ANP32B gene encoding acidic leucine-rich nuclear phosphoprotein 32 family member B isoform X1 — protein sequence MDMKRRIHLELRNRTPAAVRELVLDNCKSNDGKIEGLTAEFVNLEFLSLINVGLISVSNLPKLPKLKKLELSDNRICGGLDMLAEKLPNLTHLNLSGNKLKDISTLEPLKKLECLKSLDLFNCEVTNLNDYRESVFKLLPQLTYLDGYDREDREAPDSDAEVDGVDEEEDDEEGEDEDKEEDEDGEEEEFDDEEDDDEDEDVEGEEDEDEVSGEEEEFGHDGEVDEDDEDEDEDEDEDEEEEESGKGEKRKRETDDEGEDD from the exons GTTCGAGAACTTGTCCTGGACAATTGCAAATCAAAtgatgggaaaattgagggctTAACAGCTGAATTTGTGAACTTAGAGTTCCTCAGTTTAATAAATGTAGGCTTGATTTCAGTTTCAAATCTTCCCAAACTACCTAAATTGAAAAAG CTTGAGCTCAGTGACAATAGAATCTGTGGAGGTCTGGATATGTTAGCAGAAAAACTTCCAAATCTTACACATCTAAACTTAAGTGGAAATAAACTGAAAGATATCAGCACCCTGGAACCTTTG aaaaagttGGAATGTCTAAAGAGCCTGGATCTGTTTAACTGTGAGGTTACTAACCTGAATGACTACCGAGAGAGTGTCTTCAAGCTCCTGCCCCAGCTGACCTATCTGGATGGCTATGACCGAGAGGATCGTGAAGCCCCAGATTCAGATGCCGAGGTGGATGGTGTGGATGAAGAAGAGGATGATGAAG AAGGAGAAGATGAGGATAAGGAGGAGGATGAAGATGGTGAGGAAGAAGAGTTTGATGATGAAGaggatgatgatgaagatgaagatGTAGAAGGGGAAGAGGATGAAGATGAAGTCAGTGGGGAG GAAGAAGAATTTGGACATGATGGAGAAGTTGATGAAGATGATGAAGATGAGGATGAGGACGAAGATGAAGATGAAG aagaggaagaaagcgGGAAAggtgaaaagaggaagagagaaacagatgATGAAGGAGAAGATGATTAA